The following nucleotide sequence is from Mucilaginibacter sp. cycad4.
GCGTATTGTTACGCCGACTGAGGATTTTACAGGCTCGGTTATGATTGAAAATGGTATTATATCCGAAATAATAAAGGATAAATACTATCCCGAAGGTATTGATCTGAAAGGGCGGTGGCTTATTCCCGGCTGTATTGATATCCATACCGATTACCTGGAAAAAGAGCTTTATCCGCGTTCGGGCGCAGGGTTTCCTCTGCCTTTTGCACTTCACTTTATGGATACACGTGCAGCGGCCTGTGGTATTACCACGGTGTTCAGCGCGGTAAGTTTTTCAGATAATGAAGAAAAAAACAGGAGCCTGGGTGAGGCTATGGAACTTTCGCGTCAGATTGATGTTGCCCGCCATTCGCTGCTGGTGCGCCATTTTCTGCATGCCCGTATCGATCCAAATTCTGAGGGATTACCTGATTACCTGGAGCCTATGCGCCAGCTGGAAAGTTTGTACATGGTGGTTTATAATGATCATATCCCCGGCCAAAGGCAATACACGCTGCAACAGCAGATCGAGCTGCGTACCAAAGCTTTTGGAATAACCCCCGATGAAGCTATGGCCCGCCTGCAAAAGCAAATGGATAAAACAAGCAAGATCAATAACCGTGCACAGATATATGAAACGTTTAAGGATAAATATATCCTTGGCAGCCATGACGATACTACTATCGAACACGTAGAGGAAGGAAAATATTACGGAGCTACTTTATCTGAAATGCCTACCACATTAGCCGCAGCCCGTAAGGCCAAAGAGCTTGGCCTATGGATCTGTCTTGGTGCTCCGAACTACTACCGGGGAGGCTCGCATTGCGGCAACCTTTCAAGTATTGATGCCATGGCCGAGGACCTGTGCGATATCCTGTGCAGCGATTATCACTTTCCAACCATGCTGGGCAGCGTGGTTAAAATGATGGGTAATGGAATCAATCCGAGTAAAGCGGTTA
It contains:
- a CDS encoding alpha-D-ribose 1-methylphosphonate 5-triphosphate diphosphatase, coding for MNTHLLSNARIVTPTEDFTGSVMIENGIISEIIKDKYYPEGIDLKGRWLIPGCIDIHTDYLEKELYPRSGAGFPLPFALHFMDTRAAACGITTVFSAVSFSDNEEKNRSLGEAMELSRQIDVARHSLLVRHFLHARIDPNSEGLPDYLEPMRQLESLYMVVYNDHIPGQRQYTLQQQIELRTKAFGITPDEAMARLQKQMDKTSKINNRAQIYETFKDKYILGSHDDTTIEHVEEGKYYGATLSEMPTTLAAARKAKELGLWICLGAPNYYRGGSHCGNLSSIDAMAEDLCDILCSDYHFPTMLGSVVKMMGNGINPSKAVNMVSLNPARLLNFDAETGSIEVGKKADLVAFSSEKSFASVSHVFVDGITKYRADYSVAIQPLAVEQTELNRLNTSV